The genomic stretch TGAGGCATCACGTCCGCCACGGCCGGGTGGGCGCAGAACCGATCCACCCACGCCGCCAGGTTAGGAAGCTTGGCCGCGTCGAGGAGGCAGACCTGTGCCATCCTCTCCACCGCCCTGACCCACCCGACGTGGGAACCCAGAGCGATGTCCAGGTACCCGAGGCTGTCGCCGCCGAAGTAGCCCTTCCCTCGGCCGCACCGGACCAAGGCCTCTTCCAGGTGCTCAAGAGCGGCGGCCACCTGAGCCGCCGCTTCGTCCTTGTCTCCGGCCACCTTCCCCCTCAGCACCCGGATCGCTGTTGGAAACTAAGCATGGGCCGGTCGAGCACATTTTTTTGCTTAATTAGACGAAAGCTTCAACACACAATTTGGGGCTGAGGAAAATGCTCAGAGGAATATGGATATTGCTTTTACCTTGTCGTCGACGTACTGGCTCCAGAACCGCTCGGCAGCCCGTGCGTGGGGGTCGGACGGGAGGATCGCCGGGCCCTGGGAGGCCCAGACCTCGTCGACGTACTGGACGATGATGAGGGACTCGGAGATGGCCCTGCCGTGGTGCAGGAGCACGGGGATCTTCCTGTGCACGGGGTTGGACGCCAGAAGCAGCTCGCTCCTGTTGCCGATGGCCTCCTCCATGAACTCGTACTCCACGCCCTTGAGCCGCAACGCTATCAGGACCCGGATCACGAACGGGCTCGGCCACCTGCCCAGCACGCGCacctccgccgccgtctcctgTTTCTCCGCCGACATCGTCGGTCGCTGTGGTATCGTCGGTCGCTGTGGTGCTTCTGCTGTCAGGACTGAGCTGAGATGGTTGTTGGCTCGTTGCCgctggtgtgtgtgtagtgtgtacTACATATAGAGTGGGATTTGAGACACTGGCGGGCAGGTACCCGCTTCGACGTCCTCGCGTGCGTCATGGTGTCAAGGTTCGTATGTCTCGCTGGATATGTGGACTACTGCTGGTGGATTGATGAGTTGATGTTATCCCTTTCGTCACCGAAGCGAATGCGTATCGGATTTTCTGTGGTCACATGTAACACTCATTCAAATGGCTCGCGCTAATGCGTCTGATTGGTTTATGTAGTTCATTTTTGTAGCCAGAAGTAACATGCCATCTTTGTTTATGTTGAGCTCGTGTGCTTGTACTTAACTCATTTTCTtatcttgcttttttttttaaagaaagctCTATATCCTAAGACTACAAACCTTCCAACCTCCGGATTTCCATCCAATCAACCTAAGTCGTTAGATCGGGTTCtctgtttagtttttctttaaatcccacttttgcttcattgaagcaaaaaaaaagctttgcttttgcttcattgaagcaaaaaaacggTTCGAgtaaaaacaaaaacacaaagaCCATTCGGTTgtggacctcgccggagacttcGCCAGAGAACCGTACTTCGCCGGAGCACCGTACATTGTtggagacctcgtagcaaaacatgtgtactaaagtagCAACAAGACAAAACAATTGTAGCAAAAATAATATACTATTATAACATTGCAGCATTTGTACTAAAAACACGACGAGAACATCGTTGGAGAccttatagcaaaacttttctacTAAAGTCGCAGAATAGGGGAACAATTGAAGCAACAATATTGTACCATCGTAGCATCAATGCCCACTCCTTGAAGCACCGCCTCCACCAGATGGTAGCGTCGTCGCCCCGGCTTGTAGCACCACCGTCCCTAGCTTGCAGCACCAATGTTGCCGGTCGCAGCATCCCCCACCAGCGAGGTCTCCGGTgaatctccggcgaggtctccagtGAATCTTCGGCGAGTCCCCGGCCTGCTCCGTCCgacatgtctttttcttttttgtatttaCGTGAAccatttttttgcttcaatgaagcaaaagcgggacttTTTGTGCTGCGATGAAATAAAGTCTGAACGAGTCGCATCACTCCTTCTATTTTAGTCGAactgttttttgcttcaatgaagcaaaagaaggaggttttttgctgcgacgaagcaatgTCTAAATTTCAGGTGAAAGTGGACACGTGTCACACATGCAAGCAGGAGGCTGGAAAGTTTGGAGCCTCCGAAGAATTTCTAGCACTGCCCATTTTTTAATCTCACTTGATAATCAACAATGACACGTTCTTTTGAAATAATTGGTTTGCGGAAAAGTTTAAATAACCGGTCATAGCCCAACTATAGCCTTTGAGAACCTTTGGTTGGATGGTTAGCAGGACAATAGCACCACCAGCGCACCAGAGTTTAACCctaggtttgaactctggtgtctCATAAAAAAGTAGAATATTATTTCATTGGAAGGGGAGGTGACGTTCCCGTCAACAACAGCGAGCCGCTTGTGGTGATTTCGTCAATCTCAAAACCTGTCGGGTCAGTTTCTTGTTTCTCGGAGGTGCTCAAAGATGTGAGTGTATGTACGAAGTgagcctctttacggaggtgtctacacgtttgaagaacacggcgaagaattttattatccaacatgggtggcagcataatctcagGATTGGTCCTCCACCATCTTGAGAGTTGATGCAGCTACATGATGTTTTTACTGTATCGAATCTTCCTATTTAGTTTCTATTCTCCAATGGCCTGCGGCTTTGTGTGTCCTAGTAACCTTTTAAATTATAAAGCGTCTATTATCGAAAAACGTAGTGAGCCTCTGTGTTGTAAAGTGTTTCGCGAAAAAGGAAACTTTCCGCTATGGCTCTGCCAATGAGATGCTAGATGAGAAAACCTGCTAATAACCAGCTATAGCCTTATTTACCCTTTCATTTAGCCACTAAACTTCTTGTTTTCTGAATTTCTCTTCACTTCTCCTTTTTATTTATGGTTTTTAAATTTGTGTTCAATTTGATTCGATGAAACTTGTGAGTTGAGTAGATGAATATTTATTTGCGTTGAATAGTTGAATGAGTTGTAGCTCGAATCGTGGTTGAGTCATAGTTTTCCTCTTTTTTGAAGAAAAAGTTTTCCTTCTTTTTGAAAAAAGCTATCTCAATAAATTAGCAGGTATGACGGAAGCTTtcgttattttttaaaaaaagaacGCTAAATAAATTAGCCCGCTATACCTAGGCTTAATTGAATAAGTTGTAacacatcatccttattcattactTGTTTCATTGCATATTATAACATGTTTTGGTAAGCTAAGCTTGCCAAAATGTCTTATAAAAGTAAACAAAGGAAAGTTACAAGTTTTAGGgtgattggcatttttaataaccaTTCATCTGTCCCGATCTAACGGTGATAATTAGACGGAACCAAATTGACGGAACCGGAACCGCGGGACCGGAACCAAAATTTGTGGGACCGGAACCTCAAATATAATTTACCAACATTATAAAAAACGAACGTCCGTTTGAATGGCCAAAGCATCTGATTAGTGTACACAAATCTTAAAGCAACAAATAATTCATCATATGTTCACGTATCTTAAATCTTATTTATCTCTCGTAGACCAAAATCAGTCAACCGATTCAC from Lolium rigidum isolate FL_2022 chromosome 4, APGP_CSIRO_Lrig_0.1, whole genome shotgun sequence encodes the following:
- the LOC124706076 gene encoding glutathione S-transferase U17-like, with translation MSAEKQETAAEVRVLGRWPSPFVIRVLIALRLKGVEYEFMEEAIGNRSELLLASNPVHRKIPVLLHHGRAISESLIIVQYVDEVWASQGPAILPSDPHARAAERFWSQYVDDKFPTAIRVLRGKVAGDKDEAAAQVAAALEHLEEALVRCGRGKGYFGGDSLGYLDIALGSHVGWVRAVERMAQVCLLDAAKLPNLAAWVDRFCAHPAVADVMPHTDRFVEFSVNNDGVLKAPHTNSK